Proteins from one Deltaproteobacteria bacterium genomic window:
- the truB gene encoding tRNA pseudouridine(55) synthase TruB has product MAVESKQKSGILIVDKVEGITSHDLVARVRKTLAMKKIGHAGTLDPFATGVMILLVGEGTKLSNYLMEGEKRYRASIVLGERRDTGDLTGHMVEQIPFPPLEENIIVDVLASFKGNSKQVPPMYSAIKKNGVPLYKYARKGIDLERSERDIFISEIKLINFDADQITIDVTCSKGTYIRTLAEDIARALGTCGYLGSLRRLENGSFSIDQAISTEDLGNKEKLMSSLIPLHSSLKHMSSVEVKKEAVEKILNGRHLMAGWLKSYEKKESHVDKVKILSPEGSLLSIGELFSPLSAVSNLPEKSVVGKSLRVFNNI; this is encoded by the coding sequence ATGGCCGTTGAAAGCAAACAAAAATCGGGAATCCTTATTGTCGATAAGGTTGAAGGCATAACATCTCATGATCTTGTAGCCAGGGTGAGAAAAACATTGGCCATGAAGAAGATAGGCCATGCCGGAACCCTTGATCCCTTCGCTACGGGAGTCATGATTCTTCTGGTAGGTGAGGGGACAAAGCTCTCTAACTACCTCATGGAAGGTGAAAAACGGTACAGGGCCAGCATTGTTCTTGGTGAAAGAAGAGATACCGGTGATTTAACGGGTCACATGGTGGAGCAAATTCCTTTTCCTCCACTTGAAGAAAATATCATTGTTGATGTTCTTGCCTCTTTTAAGGGGAATTCGAAGCAAGTACCTCCCATGTATTCAGCCATAAAGAAAAATGGTGTGCCCCTTTATAAGTATGCAAGAAAAGGAATTGATCTTGAAAGAAGTGAACGGGATATATTTATTAGCGAAATTAAGCTAATAAATTTTGATGCAGATCAAATTACTATAGATGTGACTTGTTCAAAGGGTACCTATATTAGAACGCTGGCAGAGGATATAGCCAGGGCACTTGGTACCTGCGGATATCTTGGAAGTTTGAGAAGACTTGAAAACGGCAGCTTTTCAATTGATCAGGCTATATCGACAGAGGATCTTGGCAATAAGGAAAAGCTGATGTCCTCTCTTATTCCTCTACATAGCTCTCTAAAACATATGAGCAGCGTTGAAGTTAAAAAAGAGGCTGTTGAAAAAATACTTAATGGGCGTCACCTTATGGCTGGATGGCTAAAAAGTTATGAAAAGAAAGAGAGTCATGTAGATAAGGTAAAGATCCTTTCTCCTGAGGGGAGCTTGCTCTCTATTGGTGAACTCTTTTCACCGCTTTCAGCAGTAAGCAATTTGCCGGAAAAATCAGTAGTTGGAAAGAGTTTAAGGGTATTCAATAATATATAA
- a CDS encoding bifunctional oligoribonuclease/PAP phosphatase NrnA yields MDRLINEIVSAIEADERILIASHLNPDGDAIGSSLALALALKKMNKDVFVYNRDGVPYQFEHLPGAEMVATSLDSEKPFDSAVVLDCSELERVGKDFSSMVATKKWINIDHHLTNEYFADITLIDKDACSTGYLVFNVLKALPVELDKAIADNIYTTIIVDTGSFRYSNATNEAFIAAGELVSLGVSPWEISNKVYENQPLGRMKLLSLVLDSLRVSENGKVASLVVTKEMMSATGTGHEETDGFVNYARSIEGVEVAFLVREITSSEYKISYRSKGLINVASVARSFGGGGHRNAAGCVMEGSLEEARKAAFYAAEKEVDAS; encoded by the coding sequence ATGGATAGATTGATAAATGAGATTGTATCAGCTATTGAGGCTGATGAAAGAATCTTGATCGCTTCTCACCTCAATCCCGATGGTGACGCCATCGGCTCTTCGCTTGCGCTTGCGCTCGCTTTAAAAAAAATGAATAAAGATGTCTTTGTCTATAACAGGGACGGTGTTCCTTATCAATTTGAGCACTTGCCCGGCGCGGAAATGGTTGCAACTTCTCTTGATAGTGAGAAACCCTTCGATAGCGCTGTTGTTCTTGATTGTTCGGAACTTGAAAGAGTAGGAAAAGATTTCTCTTCCATGGTTGCCACAAAAAAATGGATAAATATTGATCATCACCTTACTAATGAGTATTTTGCAGATATTACCCTCATAGATAAGGATGCTTGTTCTACTGGCTATCTTGTCTTCAATGTTTTAAAAGCTTTGCCTGTAGAACTGGATAAAGCGATAGCGGACAATATTTATACGACTATTATTGTAGATACAGGTTCCTTCAGATACTCCAATGCAACAAATGAGGCTTTTATTGCTGCCGGAGAGTTGGTTTCACTCGGTGTGTCTCCCTGGGAGATTTCAAATAAGGTCTATGAAAATCAGCCTCTCGGGCGGATGAAGTTACTAAGCCTCGTTCTAGATAGCCTCAGGGTTTCGGAGAATGGAAAAGTAGCCTCCCTTGTTGTGACAAAGGAAATGATGTCTGCTACGGGGACAGGTCATGAAGAGACCGATGGTTTTGTAAACTATGCCAGATCCATTGAAGGGGTTGAAGTAGCATTTCTTGTGAGAGAAATTACTTCAAGTGAATATAAGATAAGTTACCGTTCAAAGGGGCTTATCAACGTTGCTTCAGTAGCCCGGTCATTTGGTGGGGGTGGTCATAGAAATGCAGCAGGTTGTGTCATGGAAGGAAGTCTTGAGGAAGCAAGAAAAGCGGCATTTTACGCTGCTGAAAAAGAAGTTGATGCAAGCTGA